A single region of the Syngnathus acus chromosome 6, fSynAcu1.2, whole genome shotgun sequence genome encodes:
- the neto2b gene encoding neuropilin and tolloid-like protein 2 isoform X2, which translates to MNVVWMLLLFIEEGFPRAQKTADGASSKGLKPSQWPPRSRHCGNWIRHTDGGSFSSPNYPKTYPPNKECLYVLEALPRQRIELQFDKSFYIEASFECRFDHIEVRDGPFSFSPLINRFCGTTCPGLVLSSGRFMWIRFFSDDELEGIGFQVRYSFTSDPEFHLHVGGLLNPIPDCQFELSGADGLIRSSQVEEEYKVNPDQAVDCIWTIRAPTNNKIYLRFLEYQMENSNECKKNFVAIYDGSNAIEDLKAKFCSTVANDVMLDTGVGVVRMWADESSRLSRFRMLFTSFADPPCVGGAFFCHSNMCINTSLVCNGIQNCVFPWDESNCKEKKQKGIFQHMTRTHSTVICVSTGVVMLLLVVSILVQIKQPRKKVLVRKNNLFQHGDDHSPFEPPHYELLTLREKKLSRDLGDLSEELQSLQPLRRSSSVHGSSELTSIRGDVQRAPPPLHESAGNLRKKSWPSVKVAAGLQPQYSLAERHHRVMEDHYDDQEAGDGAGYDMYIHRTANRRCRYEIAQQRSLSMDF; encoded by the exons ATGAATGTAG TCTGGATGCTTCTCCTTTTCATCGAGGAGGGATTTCCTCGGGCTCAGAAGACTGCGG ATGGTGCTTCTTCCAAAGGGCTCAAACCGTCTCAGTGGCCACCTCGTTCTCGCCACTGCGGGAATTGGATACGACACACAGACGGTGGCAGCTTTAGCTCCCCAAACTACCCTAAGACCTACCCTCCCAACAAGGAGTGCCTATATGTGCTAGAAG CGCTCCCCCGGCAGAGAATCGAACTGCAGTTCGATAAGTCCTTCTACATCGAGGCGTCCTTCGAGTGTCGCTTTGACCACATCGAGGTGCGCGATGGCCCCTTCAGTTTCTCGCCGCTCATCAACCGTTTCTGCGGGACCACCTGCCCAGGCCTGGTCCTGTCCAGTGGCCGCTTCATGTGGATCCGCTTCTTCAGCGATGATGAACTGGAGGGGATCGGTTTCCAGGTCCGCTACAGCTTCACGTCAG ACCCGGAGTTCCATCTGCATGTGGGAGGACTCCTAAACCCCATCCCAG ATTGTCAGTTTGAGCTGTCCGGGGCTGACGGCCTGATTCGATCCAGCCAAGTGGAAGAGGAGTACAAGGTCAATCCCGACCAGGCAGTGGACTGCATCTGGACCATACGTGCCCCGACTAACAACAAG ATTTACCTGAGATTTCTGGAGTACCAGATGGAGAACTCCAATGAGTGCAAGAAGAACTTTGTGGCTATTTATGACGGAAGCAACGCCATTGAGGATCTCAAG GCCAAGTTTTGCAGCACAGTGGCCAACGACGTCATGCTGGACACGGGCGTAGGCGTGGTGCGAATGTGGGCGGACGAGAGCAGCAGACTGAGTCGCTTTCGGATGTTGTTCACCTCTTTTGCTGACC cacCATGTGTGGGCGGCGCATTCTTCTGTCACAGTAACATGTGCATCAACACTTCACTGGTGTGCAATGGTATACAAAACTGTGTCTTTCCCTGGGATGAAAGCAACTGCAAAG AGAAAAAGCAGAAAGGAATCTTCCAGCACATGACGAGGACTCACAGCACGGTGATCTGCGTGTCCACGGGAGTCGTGATGCTGCTCCTTGTAGTCTCCATCTTGGTACAGATCAAGCAGCCACGCAAGAAG GTATTGGTACGCAAGAATAACTTGTTCCAGCATGGGGACGACCACTCGCCGTTTGAGCCTCCACACTATGAACTATTGACCCTCAGAGAAAAG AAGCTGTCGCGGGATCTGGGAGATCTATCGGAGGAGCTTCAGTCCCTGCAGCCTTTGAGAAGGTCATCTTCAG TCCACGGCTCTTCAGAGCTCACCTCGATTCGAGGGGACGTCCAGAGGGCTCCGCCTCCTCTGCACGAGTCTGCTGGCAATCTGCGCAAGAAGAGCTGGCCAAGTGTCAAAGTGGCTGCCGGCCTCCAGCCACAATACAGCTTGGCGGAGAGACACCATCGAGTCATGGAGGACCACTATGACGACCAGGAGGCGGGGGACGGAGCTGGCTACGACATGTACATACACAGGACCGCCAATAGGCGGTGTCGCTATGAGATAGCCCAACAAAGATCTTTATCCATGGACTTTTAA
- the neto2b gene encoding neuropilin and tolloid-like protein 2 isoform X1 has product MNVVWMLLLFIEEGFPRAQKTADGASSKGLKPSQWPPRSRHCGNWIRHTDGGSFSSPNYPKTYPPNKECLYVLEALPRQRIELQFDKSFYIEASFECRFDHIEVRDGPFSFSPLINRFCGTTCPGLVLSSGRFMWIRFFSDDELEGIGFQVRYSFTSDPEFHLHVGGLLNPIPDCQFELSGADGLIRSSQVEEEYKVNPDQAVDCIWTIRAPTNNKIYLRFLEYQMENSNECKKNFVAIYDGSNAIEDLKAKFCSTVANDVMLDTGVGVVRMWADESSRLSRFRMLFTSFADPPCVGGAFFCHSNMCINTSLVCNGIQNCVFPWDESNCKEKKQKGIFQHMTRTHSTVICVSTGVVMLLLVVSILVQIKQPRKKVLVRKNNLFQHGDDHSPFEPPHYELLTLREKKLSRDLGDLSEELQSLQPLRRSSSGSRCVHEHHCGSQASLNSIKGSLGAVHGSSELTSIRGDVQRAPPPLHESAGNLRKKSWPSVKVAAGLQPQYSLAERHHRVMEDHYDDQEAGDGAGYDMYIHRTANRRCRYEIAQQRSLSMDF; this is encoded by the exons ATGAATGTAG TCTGGATGCTTCTCCTTTTCATCGAGGAGGGATTTCCTCGGGCTCAGAAGACTGCGG ATGGTGCTTCTTCCAAAGGGCTCAAACCGTCTCAGTGGCCACCTCGTTCTCGCCACTGCGGGAATTGGATACGACACACAGACGGTGGCAGCTTTAGCTCCCCAAACTACCCTAAGACCTACCCTCCCAACAAGGAGTGCCTATATGTGCTAGAAG CGCTCCCCCGGCAGAGAATCGAACTGCAGTTCGATAAGTCCTTCTACATCGAGGCGTCCTTCGAGTGTCGCTTTGACCACATCGAGGTGCGCGATGGCCCCTTCAGTTTCTCGCCGCTCATCAACCGTTTCTGCGGGACCACCTGCCCAGGCCTGGTCCTGTCCAGTGGCCGCTTCATGTGGATCCGCTTCTTCAGCGATGATGAACTGGAGGGGATCGGTTTCCAGGTCCGCTACAGCTTCACGTCAG ACCCGGAGTTCCATCTGCATGTGGGAGGACTCCTAAACCCCATCCCAG ATTGTCAGTTTGAGCTGTCCGGGGCTGACGGCCTGATTCGATCCAGCCAAGTGGAAGAGGAGTACAAGGTCAATCCCGACCAGGCAGTGGACTGCATCTGGACCATACGTGCCCCGACTAACAACAAG ATTTACCTGAGATTTCTGGAGTACCAGATGGAGAACTCCAATGAGTGCAAGAAGAACTTTGTGGCTATTTATGACGGAAGCAACGCCATTGAGGATCTCAAG GCCAAGTTTTGCAGCACAGTGGCCAACGACGTCATGCTGGACACGGGCGTAGGCGTGGTGCGAATGTGGGCGGACGAGAGCAGCAGACTGAGTCGCTTTCGGATGTTGTTCACCTCTTTTGCTGACC cacCATGTGTGGGCGGCGCATTCTTCTGTCACAGTAACATGTGCATCAACACTTCACTGGTGTGCAATGGTATACAAAACTGTGTCTTTCCCTGGGATGAAAGCAACTGCAAAG AGAAAAAGCAGAAAGGAATCTTCCAGCACATGACGAGGACTCACAGCACGGTGATCTGCGTGTCCACGGGAGTCGTGATGCTGCTCCTTGTAGTCTCCATCTTGGTACAGATCAAGCAGCCACGCAAGAAG GTATTGGTACGCAAGAATAACTTGTTCCAGCATGGGGACGACCACTCGCCGTTTGAGCCTCCACACTATGAACTATTGACCCTCAGAGAAAAG AAGCTGTCGCGGGATCTGGGAGATCTATCGGAGGAGCTTCAGTCCCTGCAGCCTTTGAGAAGGTCATCTTCAGGTTCGCGCTGTGTTCATGAGCATCACTGTGGCTCTCAGGCCTCACTCAACTCCATCAAAGGCTCTCTTGGTGCAGTCCACGGCTCTTCAGAGCTCACCTCGATTCGAGGGGACGTCCAGAGGGCTCCGCCTCCTCTGCACGAGTCTGCTGGCAATCTGCGCAAGAAGAGCTGGCCAAGTGTCAAAGTGGCTGCCGGCCTCCAGCCACAATACAGCTTGGCGGAGAGACACCATCGAGTCATGGAGGACCACTATGACGACCAGGAGGCGGGGGACGGAGCTGGCTACGACATGTACATACACAGGACCGCCAATAGGCGGTGTCGCTATGAGATAGCCCAACAAAGATCTTTATCCATGGACTTTTAA